One Castanea sativa cultivar Marrone di Chiusa Pesio chromosome 4, ASM4071231v1 DNA window includes the following coding sequences:
- the LOC142632318 gene encoding putative magnesium transporter NIPA6, which yields MYSSNLTGFILAMVSSAFIGSSFIIKKKGLRRASANGPRASVGGYGYLLEPLWWVGMITMIVGEIANFVAYIYAPAVLVTPLGALSIIVSAVLAHFLLKEKLQKMGILGCLLCIVGSTVIVLHAPEEQSLTSVEEIWELATQPAFLLYTASAVAVALVLILYFSPRYGQTNIMVYIGICSIIGSLTVMSVKAIGIAIKLTLEGTNQLKYLQTWIFGTVAITCIITQLNYLNMALDTFNTTVVSPIYYAMFTSFTILASAIMFKDYSGQSVSSIASELCGFITVLSGTAVLHSTREPDPPTASDMYAPISPKVSWFIQGNGELWKQKEEDGSPPSFITILRQDYFK from the exons atgTACTCCAGCAATTTGACAGGGTTCATTCTGGCTATGGTGTCAAGCGCCTTTATTGGATCCAGCTTCATCATCAAGAAAAAGGGTCTTCGTCGAGCCAGTGCCAATGGCCCTCGTGCTA GTGTTGGAGGATATGGGTATCTGTTAGAGCCTCTATGGTGGGTAGGAATGATTACAA TGATTGTTGGGGAGATAGCAAATTTTGTAGCGTATATATATGCTCCCGCTGTGCTGGTGACGCCACTTGGTGCACTGAGTATTATTGTTAG TGCTGTTTTAGCGCATTTCTTGTTGAAGGAGAAACTGCAGAAAATGGGGATCTTGGGGTGTCTTCTATGTATAGTAGGATCCACAGTGATTGTACTCCATGCACCTGAAGAGCAATCTCTTACCTCTGTAGAAGAAATCTGGGAATTAGCAACCCAACCAG CATTTCTTTTGTATACAGCATCCGCCGTAGCTGTAGCATTGGTACTGATCTTATATTTTTCCCCCCGCTATGGCCAAACCAACATAATGGTTTATATAGGAATATGCTCCATAATCGGATCGTTGACT GTCATGAGTGTAAAAGCCATTGGCATTGCAATTAAACTCACGTTAGAGGGCACAAACCAGCTCAAATACCTTCAGACATGGATTTTTGGAACGGTTGCAATCACCTGTATCATTACTCAATTAAATTATCTAAACATG GCATTGGATACTTTCAACACTACAGTTGTTTCTCCTATTTATTACGCCATGTTCACATCTTTTACAATACTTGCCAGTGCAATAATGTTTAAG GACTATTCTGGTCAAAGTGTAAGCAGCATAGCATCAGAGCTTTGTGGGTTCATAACTGTGTTATCTGGGACAGCTGTATTGCATAGTACAAGAGAGCCAGATCCACCTACCGCTTCAG ATATGTATGCACCAATATCTCCAAAAGTTTCATGGTTCATCCAAGGCAATGGAGAACTCTGGAAGCAGAAGGAAGAAGATGGATCACCCCCCAGTTTCATCACAATTTTGCGGCAAGACTATTTCAAGTAA